In Flavobacterium cerinum, one genomic interval encodes:
- a CDS encoding XRE family transcriptional regulator codes for MMNATKTNKIHQGRNVKRFREMLGIKQDILAYEMGSDWNQQKISLLEQKETIENDILQKVAIILNIPVAAIENFDDDSTLNIISSTFNSNDTSTMNAINHQCTFNPIDKLIESYDENKKLYERLLESEKEKNNLLEKLLDRK; via the coding sequence ATGATGAATGCAACCAAAACCAATAAAATACACCAGGGACGTAATGTAAAACGTTTTCGCGAAATGTTAGGTATCAAACAGGATATACTCGCCTATGAAATGGGTAGCGACTGGAACCAACAAAAAATATCGTTACTCGAACAAAAAGAAACCATTGAAAACGACATACTTCAAAAAGTAGCCATCATTTTAAATATACCTGTTGCTGCCATCGAAAATTTTGATGATGATTCCACTCTGAATATTATATCAAGTACATTCAATAGTAATGACACCTCTACTATGAATGCAATAAATCATCAATGTACTTTCAACCCTATTGATAAGTTGATCGAATCATATGACGAAAACAAAAAACTTTACGAACGCTTGCTTGAATCCGAGAAAGAAAAAAACAACTTACTGGAAAAACTACTCGACCGGAAATAA
- a CDS encoding SymE family type I addiction module toxin has product MKANTILHTHRNSRTLKVYSKYFQRRYGKHVNLSYIRLTGRWLEESGFKIGEYVRVANESNRIIITKVKRV; this is encoded by the coding sequence ATGAAAGCCAATACTATACTACACACCCATCGGAATAGTCGAACATTAAAGGTTTATTCTAAATATTTTCAACGCCGATATGGTAAACATGTAAACCTTTCTTATATACGTCTCACCGGACGTTGGTTAGAAGAAAGTGGCTTTAAGATTGGAGAATATGTCCGGGTAGCGAATGAATCAAATCGGATTATTATTACAAAAGTAAAACGAGTATAA
- the rlmH gene encoding 23S rRNA (pseudouridine(1915)-N(3))-methyltransferase RlmH: MNIKLLAIGKTDNKALQSLIDDYTKRLSFYIKFDLEIIPDIKNVKNLSESQQKEKEGELILSKLTATDQLILLDENGKTFSSVGFSDELQKKMNSGVKTLVFVIGGPYGFSETVYKKAQGKISLSLMTFSHQMVRLFFIEQLYRGFTILRNEPYHHQ; the protein is encoded by the coding sequence ATGAACATTAAACTCCTGGCAATAGGCAAAACCGATAACAAGGCTTTACAATCTTTAATCGACGATTATACCAAGCGTTTATCTTTTTACATCAAATTCGATCTGGAAATCATTCCGGATATCAAAAATGTAAAAAACTTATCGGAAAGTCAGCAAAAAGAAAAAGAAGGCGAATTAATTCTGTCTAAACTAACCGCAACTGATCAGTTAATCTTATTGGATGAAAACGGAAAAACATTTTCCAGTGTCGGTTTTTCAGACGAATTGCAAAAGAAGATGAATTCCGGTGTTAAAACACTCGTATTTGTGATTGGCGGCCCTTATGGTTTTTCGGAAACGGTCTATAAAAAAGCACAGGGAAAAATTTCTTTATCCCTGATGACATTCTCGCACCAAATGGTACGTTTGTTCTTTATTGAGCAGTTATACCGCGGTTTTACGATTCTGAGAAACGAACCGTATCACCATCAGTAA
- a CDS encoding DUF1599 domain-containing protein, whose protein sequence is MSNTSQEFDKVISICRSLYSNKMRDYGSAWRILRLPSLTDQIFIKAQRIRSLQENEVRKIDEDETGEFIGIINYAIMALIQLDLGVADQPDLDVEKAVALYDAKVKICKDLMEAKNHDYGEAWRDLRVSSLTDLILQKILRVKQIEDNKGKTLVSEGIDANYQDMLNYAVFALIHLGKAV, encoded by the coding sequence ATGAGCAATACCTCCCAGGAATTTGACAAGGTTATTTCCATTTGCCGCAGCCTTTACAGCAATAAAATGAGAGATTACGGAAGTGCATGGCGTATTTTGCGTTTACCATCACTAACCGATCAGATTTTTATCAAAGCCCAACGTATCCGTAGTTTACAGGAAAATGAAGTTCGTAAAATTGACGAAGATGAAACCGGCGAATTTATCGGCATCATCAATTATGCGATTATGGCGCTGATTCAGTTGGATCTTGGTGTTGCGGATCAACCGGATTTGGATGTGGAGAAAGCCGTAGCCTTATATGATGCGAAAGTAAAAATCTGCAAAGACCTGATGGAAGCCAAAAATCACGATTACGGAGAAGCCTGGCGGGATTTACGCGTAAGTTCACTGACCGATCTGATTTTACAGAAAATATTGCGCGTTAAACAAATTGAGGACAATAAAGGAAAAACCCTGGTTTCAGAAGGTATTGATGCGAATTATCAGGACATGTTGAATTATGCCGTTTTTGCCCTTATCCATTTGGGAAAAGCCGTATAA
- a CDS encoding glycosyltransferase family 2 protein, which yields MISRYYLEAFEKFYETFVAVFSSSYILFYLFLAVLSYLAIKKHLNAKYFIHDDLLVKSNNMIGVSVVAPAYNEGATIVSNVKSLLSLTYPNFEVIIVNDGSTDDTLEKLIREFQLVKVDFYYKEKIKTQKVRGHYKSTNPIYAKLLVVDKNNGKSKADASNAGINSAKHPLFLCTDVDCILKKDTIIKLAKPFMESKRKVIATGAGIRISNSCEVKDGFLVKVHFPTNWFARFQELEYVRAFLFGRMAWSQINGLLLVSGGLGMFDKEVAIAAGGYWHKSLGEDMELITRMRKYMYDTKQKFSIKYIPESLCWTEVPANADVLIRQRSRWARGLIQTLYLHRTMFFNPKYGRTAFLVLPYFFTFEFMVPILELLGIFSLLIGFYILDIDYIFLFYVSLFVYLFYLILTLVSIFLDEILYRNYANLKEILILTGMAFIEPFAYHPVNIYASLKGYWQFFRQKEQKWGEMPRLGFNSENKKNNEAA from the coding sequence ATGATTTCGAGATACTATTTGGAAGCTTTCGAAAAGTTCTACGAAACCTTTGTGGCGGTTTTCTCTTCCAGTTATATTTTATTTTACCTGTTCCTGGCAGTTTTGTCCTATCTGGCTATTAAAAAACACCTGAACGCTAAGTATTTTATCCACGATGATTTGTTGGTTAAATCCAATAACATGATCGGTGTTTCGGTTGTTGCTCCGGCATATAACGAAGGCGCTACGATTGTATCGAACGTAAAATCTTTGCTTTCGCTGACTTATCCGAATTTTGAGGTTATCATTGTCAACGACGGAAGTACGGACGATACTCTTGAAAAGCTGATCCGGGAGTTTCAATTAGTTAAAGTTGACTTTTACTATAAAGAGAAAATAAAGACTCAAAAAGTACGCGGACATTATAAATCCACGAATCCGATTTATGCTAAATTACTGGTAGTCGACAAAAACAACGGTAAAAGTAAAGCCGATGCGTCCAATGCCGGTATTAATTCGGCCAAGCATCCGTTGTTCCTTTGTACGGATGTGGATTGTATTTTAAAGAAAGATACGATTATCAAGTTGGCCAAGCCTTTTATGGAAAGCAAACGAAAAGTAATCGCTACCGGTGCCGGAATTCGTATCTCTAATTCGTGCGAAGTAAAAGACGGTTTTCTGGTTAAAGTCCACTTTCCTACTAATTGGTTTGCGCGTTTCCAGGAATTGGAATACGTACGGGCTTTTCTTTTCGGACGAATGGCCTGGAGTCAAATCAACGGTTTACTGCTTGTTTCCGGCGGATTAGGAATGTTTGATAAAGAAGTCGCCATTGCTGCCGGCGGTTATTGGCACAAATCATTAGGTGAAGACATGGAACTGATCACGCGGATGCGAAAATACATGTATGATACCAAACAGAAGTTCTCCATTAAATATATCCCGGAATCGTTATGCTGGACAGAAGTTCCGGCCAATGCCGACGTATTGATACGCCAACGAAGCCGATGGGCACGCGGATTGATCCAAACCTTATATTTACATCGTACCATGTTTTTTAACCCGAAATACGGTCGGACCGCTTTTTTGGTTCTTCCTTATTTCTTTACGTTTGAGTTCATGGTTCCGATTCTGGAATTACTCGGTATCTTCTCGCTTTTAATCGGTTTTTATATTCTGGATATTGACTACATATTCCTGTTTTACGTTTCTTTATTTGTATATTTATTCTATCTGATTTTAACGCTCGTTTCGATATTTTTGGACGAGATTTTATATCGTAATTATGCAAATCTGAAAGAGATCCTGATCCTTACCGGTATGGCCTTTATCGAACCCTTTGCGTATCATCCGGTCAATATATACGCCTCCCTGAAAGGATACTGGCAATTCTTCAGACAAAAAGAACAGAAATGGGGAGAAATGCCCCGATTGGGTTTCAACAGTGAAAACAAAAAAAATAATGAAGCAGCTTAA
- a CDS encoding YaiO family outer membrane beta-barrel protein: MKQLNFIKIFFYSVMLFATPSLLAQKINTDSLLTEVIKDINVHKNYPEAIKKAQMGIKAAPDYLDFHLFLGRAYQLTESIDSARYHYKIVVEKNPKYEDAYTYWSQLETNAKNYPEATRVTDQAIAQFPQNKSFYFRKLAIYELQKEDDIAYDYLKSMDKQFPNDTDIKQRLFLLERKNNNDRVGLNYSITFFDRNGVGPWNLGSAQYIRERKWGSLIGRVNYANRLSFKTSIADGLQYEAESYFFTGKKAYSYAGVAYSDDIVFPKWRLGYSFYYNFNNGWEADLGVRYTKTVDEDLTAAVVGIGKYLGSYWINLRTFLQNQNSKVYPAFTLTTRYYFDSRFDYATLMLGYGTSPDERSVLGQLEQRIAMDSYRIGAGYYRVLWQNYLAGIQVNYNNQEYLPGQKQNETEINFSLQYRF; the protein is encoded by the coding sequence ATGAAGCAGCTTAATTTTATCAAAATATTCTTCTATTCCGTTATGTTATTTGCTACGCCGTCTTTATTGGCGCAAAAAATCAATACGGATAGTTTACTTACGGAAGTTATTAAGGACATCAATGTTCATAAAAACTACCCGGAAGCCATTAAAAAAGCGCAAATGGGGATTAAAGCCGCACCGGATTATCTGGATTTCCATTTGTTTTTAGGACGTGCTTATCAATTAACAGAGAGTATCGACAGTGCGCGTTATCATTATAAAATCGTAGTTGAAAAAAATCCGAAATACGAAGACGCTTATACCTATTGGTCTCAATTGGAAACCAATGCTAAAAATTACCCGGAAGCAACGCGTGTAACCGATCAGGCAATTGCGCAATTTCCGCAAAACAAATCATTTTATTTTAGAAAACTGGCGATTTACGAATTGCAAAAGGAGGATGATATAGCATATGATTATCTGAAATCGATGGATAAGCAATTTCCGAATGATACGGATATCAAACAGCGTTTGTTTCTTTTGGAACGAAAAAACAACAACGACCGTGTGGGTTTAAACTATAGCATTACCTTTTTCGACAGAAATGGCGTAGGCCCGTGGAATCTGGGAAGTGCTCAATATATCCGCGAACGTAAATGGGGTTCGCTGATCGGGCGTGTGAATTATGCCAATCGTTTGTCTTTTAAAACATCGATTGCCGATGGACTTCAGTATGAAGCCGAATCGTATTTCTTTACCGGAAAAAAAGCTTATTCTTATGCCGGTGTAGCTTATAGTGATGATATTGTTTTTCCGAAATGGCGATTAGGGTATTCCTTTTATTACAATTTTAATAACGGCTGGGAAGCTGATTTAGGCGTCCGTTATACCAAAACGGTAGACGAAGATCTTACGGCGGCAGTTGTAGGAATCGGAAAATACCTGGGCTCATACTGGATTAACCTGCGTACTTTCCTTCAGAATCAAAACAGTAAAGTGTATCCTGCTTTTACTTTAACGACCCGTTACTATTTCGATTCCCGTTTCGATTATGCAACACTTATGTTGGGTTACGGAACATCTCCGGACGAAAGATCCGTATTGGGTCAGTTGGAACAACGAATTGCGATGGATTCCTACCGAATCGGTGCCGGATACTATCGCGTCCTATGGCAAAACTATCTGGCTGGTATCCAGGTTAACTACAACAACCAGGAATATTTACCCGGCCAAAAACAAAACGAAACTGAAATTAATTTTAGCTTACAATATCGTTTTTAG
- a CDS encoding HEAT repeat domain-containing protein — protein sequence MEVFKYYLINFIVPSLVIILIVVIVVTISDRIMYEYNKQYRLSIRQKITAFLTELLFTDAEDYENRISDFKKQIPYGSMWCKSMVTSCIIELKQNIKGEVTAPILDIYKSFGLQHFSEKLIRNRRWYIKCKGIFHFQVLEYEEGESLVKKYMDHKNPVLRSNAFIAFISLTSKKLDFLSDYPYEISLIDELKVMDLLYHKKFPIPKNIKDWITAQNPSIVKLGIRFMVYYNYTVEKDTLLKLLKADNNMIRREVIIALRELFLFEAEPVLIDIFASEEIENKIAILQTLAVIGSQKSIVFIDDYLHRSVNPATKLEAVRTLDTLDSNYLKSNFKENFEIIKIKKHVKNAYL from the coding sequence TTGGAAGTATTTAAGTACTATTTAATCAACTTTATCGTGCCTTCTTTGGTCATAATCCTTATTGTTGTCATTGTTGTCACAATAAGCGATCGTATTATGTATGAATATAACAAGCAATACCGCTTGTCGATACGCCAAAAGATTACCGCTTTCCTGACCGAATTGCTTTTTACCGATGCTGAAGATTACGAAAACCGAATCAGCGATTTTAAAAAACAAATCCCATATGGGAGCATGTGGTGTAAAAGTATGGTTACCAGTTGTATTATCGAACTGAAACAAAATATTAAAGGTGAAGTTACCGCTCCGATTCTGGATATTTACAAAAGTTTCGGTCTGCAACATTTTAGTGAAAAACTTATTCGCAACCGTCGTTGGTATATTAAATGTAAAGGGATTTTTCATTTTCAGGTACTTGAATATGAAGAAGGAGAAAGTCTGGTAAAAAAATATATGGATCATAAAAATCCGGTATTACGTTCCAATGCTTTTATTGCATTTATTTCACTAACATCAAAAAAGCTGGATTTTTTAAGTGACTATCCTTATGAAATATCGCTAATCGACGAGCTGAAAGTAATGGATTTACTTTATCATAAAAAGTTCCCGATTCCTAAGAATATCAAAGACTGGATTACGGCGCAAAACCCGTCAATAGTAAAACTGGGTATTCGTTTTATGGTATACTATAATTATACTGTCGAAAAAGACACTTTACTAAAGCTTTTAAAGGCGGACAATAATATGATTCGCAGGGAAGTTATTATTGCCTTACGGGAATTATTCCTTTTTGAAGCCGAACCGGTACTGATCGACATATTCGCTTCTGAAGAAATCGAGAATAAGATTGCGATTTTACAAACACTGGCGGTTATCGGAAGTCAAAAATCGATTGTGTTTATTGATGATTACCTGCATCGTTCCGTAAATCCGGCTACTAAACTGGAAGCCGTTCGAACACTGGACACTCTGGATTCCAATTATCTAAAATCCAATTTCAAAGAGAATTTTGAAATTATTAAAATAAAAAAACACGTTAAAAACGCTTACTTATGA
- a CDS encoding response regulator transcription factor, protein MSSGKKILIVEDDNLTINILEFILKKEGYALTIAKDGSEAIEKITSFLPDLVITDVMMPFKSGLEVTNFVKENYKKTPVIILSALGEEENTVANGFKLGADDFIAKPFNPKELILRVKRLLVD, encoded by the coding sequence ATGAGTTCCGGAAAAAAAATTCTTATTGTTGAAGACGACAACCTTACGATTAATATTCTTGAGTTTATCTTAAAGAAAGAAGGCTATGCGTTAACAATTGCTAAGGACGGTTCTGAAGCTATTGAAAAAATAACCTCTTTTCTTCCCGATTTAGTTATTACAGATGTAATGATGCCTTTTAAATCAGGATTGGAAGTCACCAACTTCGTTAAAGAAAACTATAAAAAAACGCCGGTAATTATCCTTTCTGCATTGGGAGAAGAAGAAAATACAGTAGCCAACGGCTTTAAGTTGGGTGCCGATGATTTTATTGCCAAACCTTTTAACCCGAAAGAACTTATTTTACGGGTAAAACGATTACTGGTTGACTAA
- the folP gene encoding dihydropteroate synthase, producing the protein MTINCKGKLIALDTPKCMGILNVTPDSFYDGGKYKSDASFLNQTERMLTEGATFIDIGAYSSRPNAEFVTEQEEIDRIVPVIRLIADRFPEAILSVDTFRAKVASEAIGAGAAIINDIAAGLLDENMLPTVGELKVPYIMMHMRGTPQTMATLTDYNDIVKEMLYYFSERARAARSYGIQDIIIDPGFGFAKTTEQNYEVLQKLELFQILELPLLSAVSRKSMIYKVLENTPAEALNGTTVLNTLSLLKGASILRVHDVKEAMECIRLVTKTQGL; encoded by the coding sequence ATGACAATCAATTGCAAAGGAAAGCTAATCGCTCTGGACACTCCAAAATGTATGGGGATTTTAAATGTAACTCCGGATTCATTTTACGATGGCGGAAAATATAAAAGCGATGCCTCATTTTTAAATCAAACGGAGAGAATGCTGACGGAAGGAGCAACTTTTATAGATATCGGGGCTTATTCGTCACGACCAAATGCTGAATTTGTAACCGAACAGGAAGAAATCGATCGTATTGTTCCTGTGATTCGTTTGATTGCCGATCGGTTTCCGGAAGCAATCTTGTCGGTGGATACATTTCGGGCTAAAGTTGCGTCAGAAGCAATCGGTGCCGGAGCAGCGATAATAAATGATATTGCAGCCGGATTACTGGATGAAAATATGCTGCCGACCGTAGGGGAATTAAAAGTGCCTTATATTATGATGCATATGCGAGGAACGCCGCAAACGATGGCTACTTTAACGGACTATAATGATATTGTAAAGGAGATGCTGTATTATTTCTCCGAAAGGGCTCGGGCGGCACGTAGTTATGGTATTCAGGATATCATTATCGATCCGGGATTTGGATTTGCAAAAACAACGGAACAAAATTATGAAGTACTACAAAAACTGGAATTATTTCAGATTTTAGAACTACCTTTATTGTCGGCCGTATCCCGAAAGTCTATGATTTATAAAGTGCTGGAAAATACTCCGGCGGAAGCTTTAAACGGAACGACGGTACTTAATACGCTTTCCTTACTTAAAGGCGCTTCTATTCTTAGAGTACACGATGTAAAAGAAGCCATGGAGTGTATTCGGCTGGTAACAAAAACACAAGGATTATGA